The Streptomyces sp. NBC_00224 genome contains the following window.
CCAGGCCAAGCCCCGTCGAGCCCCCGCCGCTGGACCCGCGGGCCAGGGCCGCCCGCGGGTCCGCGATGCCGGCACCCGCGTCCGAGACCAGGACGATCACCGCGTCCTCGCCGTTGTGGACGTCCACCGAGAACGCCGTCCCCTCCGGCGTGTGCCGGAACACGTTGCCGAGCATCGCGTCGAGCGCGGCGGCCAGTTCGGGCCGGGCGACCGGGATGCGGACGGGGCGGTCGACGCCCGCGAGCCGTACCTCCCGGCCCTCGTCCTCCGCCAGCGCCGACCAGAACGCCATCCGGTCCCGGATGACCTCGGACGCGTCGCACCCGGCGCCCGCCCCGGCCGGCTGGGTCTGCGGCTTGGCCTCCCGCGCCGTACGGATGATCGTGTCGACTTCGCGCTCCAGCTGCTCGACGGCCGCCCGCGTCTGCTCGGCGGCCGGGCCCTCCCCCAGGGAGGCGGCGTTGAGGCGCAGCACCGTCAGGGGGGTGCGGAGCCGGTGGGACAGGTCCGCCGCCAACTCGCGCTCGTTCGCCAGGAGTTGGACCACCTGGTCCGCCATCGAGTTGAAGGCGACCGCCGCCGAGCGCAGTTCCGCCGGGCCCTCCTCCGGCACCCGCGCCCCCAGCTTCCCCTCGCCCAGGTCGTGCGCCGCCCCCGCGAGCCGCTGTGCGGGGCGGACCATGCGTACGCCCAGCCGGTCCGCCACCGCGACCGAGCCGATGACCAGGGCGATACCCACGCCCGCGAGGACCAGCCACGCCGTGGCCACGCCGTTGGTGACCTCGGCCTCGGGCACGTACACCTCGACGATCGCGATCTCGCCCGAGCTCAGCGCGGTCGGCTGGAGGAGGGTGGAGCCGCCGGGGACACCGGAGATGTACGCGCGGACCACCCTCCGGGTGGCCTCCAGGTCCTTCCGCGGCGCCCGCCCCCGGCCGATCTCGACGGGCGCGCCGCCCGGTGCCGCCGGGATGTGCACGGCCATCCGGCCCGCCGCGCCCGCCTGGGTGGAGGCGACGGCCCGTTCGAGCGCGTCGCGGTCGGACGTGATCGACAGGGTCGGCCCGATCGCGGCGGCCTGGCGTTCGGCGTTGGAGAAGGCGCGGTCGCGCGCCATCTCCTTGATGACCAGGCCCAGCGGTACGGCGAAGGCGAGCACCACCATCAGGGTGACGGCGACCGCGACCTTCACCAGCGCCCACCTCATCGGCCGGGCTCCGCCCGTGGTGGCTCCAGCTTCACACCCACCCCGCGCAGGGTGTGCAGATAGCGGGGCCGCGCCGCCGTCTCGCCCAGTTTCCGGCGCAGCCAGGACAGATGGACGTCGATGGTCTGGTCGTCGCCGTACGACTGCTGCCACACCTCGGCCAGCAGTTCCTTGCGCGGGACGACCACACCGGGGCGCCCGGCGAGGAACGCCAGCAGGTCGAACTCGCGGCGGGTGAGGTCCAGGCGCAGCCCGTCGAGCTCGGCCTGGCGGCGCAGCGGGTCGATGGAGAGGCCGCCGACCCGGATCAGCGTCGGGGGCGGCTCGGCCCCGGCGGCCCGCGCACGGCGCAGCACGGCCGTCATCCGGGCGGACAGGTGCTCCACCGAGAACGGCTTGACCAGGTAGTCGTCCGCGCCGTCGTTGAGCAGCCGGACGATCTCCGTCTCGTCGTCCCGCGCGGTCGCGATGATCACCGGTACGTCGGTGATGCCACGCAGCATCTTCAGCGCCTCGGCCCCGTCGAGATCGGGCAGTCCGAGGTCGAGGACGACCACGTCGAACCGGAAATGGGCCACCTCGCGCAGCGCCTCAAGTGCCGTGCCGACGCTCCGTACGGTGTGGGAGGCCTCGGTGAGGTGGCGGATGAGGGCGGAGCGAACGAACTGGTCGTCCTCGACCACGAGCACACTTGCCATGGGCGGCACCGTACGCCATCCGGAGTACACCGGTCCCGGTCGGGACGGGAGCGGGCGGGCACGGGTGAGAGGGGACACGCGTGGGGCGCGTGGTGCAGTATGGCCCCCGATATGACCCCCATGCACCGAGGAATCGTCCACGTCTGCGCCTGGTCGCTCGCCACCGGGGCGGCGGTCACGCTCTCCTGGTGGGGCGTCCACACGGTGATGGCCGGGACGGCGTACGACCCTCCGCGCGCGGTCCCGCTCACCGGCGACGGGCACACCACCCAGGGCGCGGTGCGGCCGCTGGCCTCCTCGACGCAGCGGCCGAAGGACTCGCCTTCGCCGTCCGGACCGGGCAGCCCGTCCACCACGCCCTCGAAGCCGGGGGACGGGAAGCCGTCCGGGAGCCACTCCCCCGCCGGGCCGTCCAAGTCGTCCCCTTCCTACCGCTCTTCGG
Protein-coding sequences here:
- a CDS encoding ATP-binding protein, whose product is MRWALVKVAVAVTLMVVLAFAVPLGLVIKEMARDRAFSNAERQAAAIGPTLSITSDRDALERAVASTQAGAAGRMAVHIPAAPGGAPVEIGRGRAPRKDLEATRRVVRAYISGVPGGSTLLQPTALSSGEIAIVEVYVPEAEVTNGVATAWLVLAGVGIALVIGSVAVADRLGVRMVRPAQRLAGAAHDLGEGKLGARVPEEGPAELRSAAVAFNSMADQVVQLLANERELAADLSHRLRTPLTVLRLNAASLGEGPAAEQTRAAVEQLEREVDTIIRTAREAKPQTQPAGAGAGCDASEVIRDRMAFWSALAEDEGREVRLAGVDRPVRIPVARPELAAALDAMLGNVFRHTPEGTAFSVDVHNGEDAVIVLVSDAGAGIADPRAALARGSSGGGSTGLGLDIVRRMAESTGGDVRLGRSVLGGTEIRVWIGLGVGPAPTSRIRARRRPRRPSPA
- a CDS encoding response regulator transcription factor, producing MASVLVVEDDQFVRSALIRHLTEASHTVRSVGTALEALREVAHFRFDVVVLDLGLPDLDGAEALKMLRGITDVPVIIATARDDETEIVRLLNDGADDYLVKPFSVEHLSARMTAVLRRARAAGAEPPPTLIRVGGLSIDPLRRQAELDGLRLDLTRREFDLLAFLAGRPGVVVPRKELLAEVWQQSYGDDQTIDVHLSWLRRKLGETAARPRYLHTLRGVGVKLEPPRAEPGR